In Methylomonas sp. MK1, the following are encoded in one genomic region:
- a CDS encoding LamG-like jellyroll fold domain-containing protein translates to MNGIKRKTLSATACLLALSTPAASQAETGNLVLWNKLGSDAEIANSEVGPGGQKTAGHFAPGPFANFGQSFVNDVGNSNEFALTFPATSVVSKSKGTIEFWAKLSNFPSNFFDAVTMIFYVPPPNFPIFHWRIGFGSNNGCGGFGFYGTVGVATDGYCNGLVDTATQSGTLDSILGNRSAWHHYAMVWNETGIAQFGGRKLYLYLDGNLVTTQRYHDASPWGAIPDGSRLALAYFYNISGASVAIDNLIIWDDVKTDFSDRFIENPVVCGVGELPELFASITAKSGTQIERRWTITLSNKSGCIAENTQIDGLTLAQTSGATCTPVITSPLSFPLGVGNIQAGAKVSGTTTINFSGCPNSARFKAVIPFSSNNGEVTGSKTLTNQFR, encoded by the coding sequence ATGAACGGAATTAAACGCAAAACCCTATCTGCCACTGCATGCTTGCTGGCTTTGTCGACACCTGCCGCCAGCCAAGCTGAAACCGGGAATCTAGTGTTGTGGAACAAATTGGGCAGTGATGCTGAGATTGCGAATAGCGAAGTGGGGCCTGGAGGCCAAAAAACAGCTGGGCATTTCGCACCAGGCCCTTTTGCTAATTTTGGTCAGTCTTTTGTGAATGACGTTGGGAACTCAAACGAGTTTGCCCTAACTTTTCCTGCCACATCCGTTGTGTCAAAAAGTAAGGGAACAATAGAATTCTGGGCAAAACTCAGTAATTTCCCAAGTAATTTTTTTGATGCAGTGACTATGATTTTTTACGTGCCACCACCTAATTTTCCGATATTTCACTGGAGAATTGGTTTTGGGTCTAATAACGGTTGCGGCGGCTTCGGTTTTTACGGGACAGTGGGGGTTGCGACTGACGGCTATTGTAATGGGTTAGTCGACACTGCAACCCAATCCGGAACATTAGATAGCATTCTTGGTAACCGTTCAGCCTGGCACCATTATGCGATGGTATGGAATGAAACAGGTATTGCGCAATTTGGTGGACGTAAGCTTTATCTTTATCTTGATGGAAACCTTGTCACAACACAGCGCTACCATGATGCCTCGCCATGGGGTGCCATACCTGATGGCTCACGCCTTGCTCTCGCCTACTTTTACAATATCTCAGGCGCGAGTGTTGCGATTGACAATTTAATTATTTGGGACGATGTTAAAACTGATTTTTCTGACCGGTTCATAGAAAACCCAGTGGTTTGTGGAGTAGGTGAACTTCCTGAGTTGTTTGCATCTATAACCGCTAAATCGGGTACTCAAATAGAACGCCGATGGACTATCACCCTATCAAACAAGAGCGGATGTATCGCCGAGAATACCCAGATCGACGGCTTAACCCTTGCACAAACCTCCGGAGCCACTTGTACCCCAGTCATTACAAGTCCCTTATCTTTTCCGTTAGGCGTCGGCAACATCCAGGCAGGGGCTAAAGTGAGCGGCACCACCACAATCAATTTTAGCGGCTGCCCAAATAGCGCCAGATTTAAAGCTGTCATCCCCTTTAGCAGCAATAACGGCGAAGTAACCGGATCAAAAACCTTGACCAACCAATTCCGCTAG
- a CDS encoding VPLPA-CTERM sorting domain-containing protein, with product MIKQLILLASLLFILPSSQAATSLQLEPTNGLIEGVAGDTVGWGFLLTNTQNYLVVTGAEFQSSTSSGVFTDFISAPDNFFVVGPGFGASTVWGQTFDAASQTGIGSFRIADNAAQGTVFGQIVLTYDLFARSPFNPLFDPDTDTLSNGNLLTANASIKINTVPLPEAAWLFGAALAGLGFVGPRRI from the coding sequence ATGATCAAACAACTTATCCTGTTAGCCAGTTTGCTGTTTATTCTTCCCTCTAGCCAAGCCGCAACCTCCTTACAATTAGAGCCGACAAACGGCTTAATCGAAGGCGTTGCAGGCGATACCGTGGGCTGGGGCTTCCTGCTCACCAACACGCAAAACTACCTAGTCGTGACCGGTGCGGAATTTCAGTCCTCAACCTCCTCAGGCGTATTCACGGACTTTATCAGCGCACCCGACAATTTCTTCGTTGTAGGACCGGGCTTTGGCGCCAGCACCGTCTGGGGACAAACGTTCGATGCCGCCAGCCAAACCGGCATCGGTAGTTTTAGAATTGCCGACAACGCCGCGCAAGGCACTGTGTTCGGCCAAATTGTACTGACTTACGATTTATTCGCCCGCAGCCCGTTTAATCCCTTGTTCGATCCGGACACCGACACCCTGTCCAACGGTAATTTATTAACCGCAAATGCCTCGATCAAAATCAATACCGTGCCGTTACCTGAGGCCGCCTGGTTGTTTGGCGCGGCATTGGCGGGATTGGGATTTGTCGGACCACGCCGCATCTGA
- a CDS encoding VPLPA-CTERM sorting domain-containing protein: MKTLLTASILLSSALLTSSAFASNGFEHEHDNDSRHGGCGNQASCDLEKLSLTLSGGSNGTLISKADSDTSNNSYTLNFDYQLDTTFINNALLKIWLRDDSTSADDSNSNGLIKDRNEYARITSINGSNVSTSWTEVDGYKQYISLDVSDFLSKTGFASLTAVLGVKDSGSKDYFFKAAELYVEYCLDNNGGGPITSVPVPAAAWLMGSGLLGLMGFNTRKQRQA; encoded by the coding sequence ATGAAAACGCTATTGACTGCTTCCATCCTATTATCTTCGGCCCTGCTCACTTCCTCCGCCTTTGCGTCCAATGGGTTTGAACATGAACACGACAACGATTCCAGACACGGTGGCTGCGGCAACCAAGCGTCTTGCGATTTAGAAAAATTGAGTCTGACTTTATCCGGCGGCAGCAACGGCACGCTAATTTCGAAAGCAGATAGCGATACCAGCAATAATAGCTACACCCTTAACTTCGACTATCAACTGGACACCACCTTTATCAATAACGCTCTACTGAAAATATGGTTGCGTGATGACTCAACATCGGCGGACGATTCCAACTCAAATGGCCTGATAAAAGATAGAAACGAATACGCCCGTATTACATCGATTAACGGCTCCAACGTTTCCACAAGCTGGACCGAAGTCGATGGCTACAAACAATATATTAGTTTGGATGTTAGCGATTTTCTTTCCAAAACCGGCTTCGCCTCATTGACGGCCGTATTGGGCGTGAAGGATTCTGGTAGCAAAGATTATTTTTTCAAAGCGGCAGAGCTCTATGTTGAATATTGCCTAGACAACAATGGCGGTGGTCCAATTACCTCGGTACCGGTTCCTGCCGCAGCCTGGCTGATGGGTTCCGGCTTACTCGGTTTGATGGGCTTTAATACCAGAAAACAACGCCAAGCGTAA
- a CDS encoding HD-GYP domain-containing protein, which translates to MDSQHIDLHRSIISLSCALDLVGIDEVKHGKRVAMMAWHIAGKLDWSAVDRLSILYAGMLHDCGVAKVREHRHLTESLEWDGAEAHCLRGAEYLQACPPLAYLAEEIRYHHTRWEQLVELPLAPRVRLRANLLFLADRIDVLQVPYLASEQILVAAPKIMERLLSYSGSLFAPELLAAFAELAKSQAFWLAMDPDYLDEDLRELGRDLPTVDLAYPSLREMARLFSRVVDAKSPYTEQHSERVAQISRQLALDLGVTGCDLEQVEIAGLLHDLGKLRVSEDIIDKPGSLTPEERACMQRHSYDTYRILQRVFTDSKIPQWAGLHHENLRGEGYPFKTIGKSLELECRIISVADIFQALAQSRPYREGMLLADIIEHLRQRVAEGVLDGEVVAKLIENADVYYELAQGN; encoded by the coding sequence ATGGATAGTCAACATATCGATTTGCACCGCTCCATCATCTCCCTGAGTTGTGCGCTGGATTTAGTCGGTATCGACGAAGTGAAACACGGCAAGCGGGTCGCGATGATGGCTTGGCATATTGCCGGTAAGCTCGATTGGTCAGCTGTCGATAGATTGAGCATTTTATATGCCGGCATGCTGCACGATTGCGGGGTGGCGAAGGTTCGCGAGCATAGGCATTTGACCGAATCGTTGGAGTGGGACGGCGCCGAGGCGCATTGCTTACGCGGCGCGGAATACTTACAAGCCTGCCCACCGCTGGCCTATCTGGCAGAGGAGATTCGCTACCATCACACGCGCTGGGAGCAATTAGTTGAGTTGCCGCTGGCGCCTCGGGTGCGGTTGCGTGCCAATCTGTTGTTTCTGGCTGATCGGATTGATGTGTTGCAAGTCCCGTATTTGGCCAGCGAACAAATTCTGGTGGCCGCGCCCAAAATAATGGAGCGATTACTGAGCTATTCGGGATCGCTGTTTGCGCCTGAGCTGTTGGCTGCGTTTGCGGAACTGGCGAAAAGCCAGGCGTTTTGGCTGGCGATGGATCCGGATTATTTGGATGAGGATTTACGCGAATTGGGGCGCGACTTGCCGACGGTAGACTTGGCTTATCCTTCGCTGCGGGAAATGGCGCGGCTATTTTCGCGAGTGGTGGATGCGAAAAGCCCGTACACCGAGCAGCATTCTGAACGGGTTGCGCAAATCTCCAGGCAATTGGCATTGGATTTGGGGGTGACTGGTTGCGATCTGGAGCAGGTGGAAATTGCTGGTTTATTGCACGATCTTGGCAAATTGCGGGTTTCCGAAGACATCATCGACAAACCGGGTAGCCTGACCCCTGAAGAACGGGCCTGCATGCAGCGGCACAGTTACGATACTTACCGAATTTTGCAGCGGGTATTTACCGACTCTAAGATTCCGCAATGGGCTGGCTTGCACCACGAAAATCTGCGTGGCGAAGGCTATCCGTTCAAGACTATCGGCAAGTCTTTGGAGTTGGAGTGTCGGATTATCAGCGTCGCTGATATTTTTCAGGCCTTGGCGCAGTCCCGCCCCTATCGCGAGGGTATGTTATTGGCGGACATTATCGAGCATCTGCGGCAACGCGTGGCTGAAGGCGTATTGGATGGCGAGGTGGTTGCTAAGTTGATCGAGAATGCGGACGTTTATTACGAACTGGCGCAAGGCAATTGA
- a CDS encoding PEP-CTERM sorting domain-containing protein (PEP-CTERM proteins occur, often in large numbers, in the proteomes of bacteria that also encode an exosortase, a predicted intramembrane cysteine proteinase. The presence of a PEP-CTERM domain at a protein's C-terminus predicts cleavage within the sorting domain, followed by covalent anchoring to some some component of the (usually Gram-negative) cell surface. Many PEP-CTERM proteins exhibit an unusual sequence composition that includes large numbers of potential glycosylation sites. Expression of one such protein has been shown restore the ability of a bacterium to form floc, a type of biofilm.): protein MNSGMPKMPLSGLILILALFTQAAESATVIDNFANRQSTTNTVNGPVNVSGSNLSNLQRTLNSSPTPGGTTRIFVEDGLLTVGNSSNSTGTASIFYNFAAVDFTAFANAILLTTESSDASYQIQMIANGTSMLSFQNLASVAIGSPSTIRFDFSQFSNPAAFKNLNSLELKLRGTNAAWDADFSQLSTVPEPSVTALLIIGALGITVGKRQKLVAV from the coding sequence ATGAATTCTGGAATGCCGAAAATGCCCTTATCCGGATTAATCCTGATTTTAGCCTTATTCACTCAAGCCGCCGAGTCGGCAACAGTGATCGATAATTTTGCCAACCGTCAATCCACCACTAACACCGTCAACGGCCCAGTTAATGTATCCGGATCAAATCTAAGTAATTTGCAACGAACATTAAATTCCAGCCCTACCCCAGGCGGTACCACCAGAATTTTTGTGGAAGATGGCTTGTTGACGGTCGGTAACAGTAGCAATTCAACCGGTACCGCCAGCATCTTTTACAATTTCGCTGCCGTCGACTTTACTGCTTTCGCTAACGCAATACTGCTAACGACCGAATCTAGCGATGCCAGTTACCAAATTCAAATGATCGCCAACGGCACTTCGATGCTAAGTTTTCAGAATTTGGCCAGCGTTGCGATCGGTTCGCCCAGCACTATTAGATTCGACTTCTCACAATTCTCGAATCCCGCGGCTTTCAAGAATCTAAACAGTCTGGAGCTGAAATTGCGGGGTACCAATGCCGCTTGGGACGCTGACTTCAGCCAGTTATCAACGGTCCCCGAACCTTCCGTCACCGCTTTATTGATCATAGGCGCTTTGGGCATTACCGTAGGCAAACGCCAAAAATTAGTAGCCGTTTAA
- a CDS encoding PEP-CTERM domain protein, which produces MNAKHFHKNLAPLLLSLGLALSSPSQAGILTIDNFSHSQTVFDDGSSSGSTSDTVSVLTGTDLSNASRTFIAEASGTASANTTEIVSGGNQLIISNDGRSAGSASILWNFDPLDLTAHGNAILLEVLAIDLGVNVEMVANGSSSSGIKTFTGNNNYLVSFSDFTNLAVFTNLHSFRLNFTGPAKWDGQFRLLTTTTPVPVPAAFGLMGSALLGFIAVSRKKSLS; this is translated from the coding sequence ATGAATGCTAAACATTTTCACAAAAACCTCGCGCCTTTGCTTCTAAGCCTGGGCTTAGCGCTATCCAGCCCAAGCCAAGCAGGTATACTGACGATTGATAATTTCAGCCATTCTCAAACCGTATTCGACGACGGCAGTAGCTCAGGCTCTACCAGCGATACAGTATCTGTTCTTACCGGCACGGACCTGAGCAATGCCTCAAGGACCTTTATCGCCGAAGCCTCGGGAACCGCGTCAGCCAACACCACGGAAATCGTTTCCGGCGGTAACCAGCTGATCATATCAAATGACGGCCGTTCAGCCGGGAGCGCCTCCATTCTGTGGAATTTCGACCCACTTGATTTAACCGCTCACGGCAACGCCATCCTACTTGAGGTGTTGGCAATCGACCTGGGTGTCAATGTGGAAATGGTAGCCAACGGCAGCTCAAGCTCAGGTATCAAAACGTTTACCGGCAACAATAATTACTTGGTAAGTTTCAGCGACTTCACCAATCTTGCGGTGTTTACCAACCTGCATAGTTTTCGCTTGAACTTCACCGGCCCGGCAAAGTGGGATGGACAGTTCAGGCTGTTAACCACCACAACCCCAGTTCCTGTGCCTGCGGCCTTTGGCTTAATGGGTTCGGCATTATTGGGTTTCATCGCCGTATCCCGCAAAAAATCACTTTCCTGA
- a CDS encoding efflux RND transporter permease subunit, with product MLALLVRFSIRYSGIVVALALMLFAYGIYRLANAGLDIFPEFSPKQVIIQTEAPGLAAEQVEVLVTQQIENSISGLIGLQNLRSQSIQGLSIVTATFNEHSDVYRNRQLVSERLNSLSQRLPAGVGMPVAVPLSSSSATVLTIGMHSDSKTLMELRSLVDWSLVPRLLAVPGVADVNVFGGDIQQLQVQLQPAALQRFNLSIDDIVNAAAGAAEMNGAGFIENANQRFTLQISGQPANPEQFKQLVVKRQDGMNVTLGDVAQIGYGPEPPIGAAQIMGKPGIVMMVIGQYGANTLSVSRQVETVLEEFQPIFKQQSVDFYSHLFRPADYIETSAHNLSGHLLIGGLFVLVVLYVFLFNLRSAFIAATAIPLSLLTAAIVLLECGVNLNIMVLGGLAIALGEVVDDAIIDTENIFRRLRENRLKIFPDSAETVIYQASLEVRSSVVYASFIVALVFVPLLTLDGVSGRLFAPLGVSYILAILMSLLVALTLTPALCHLLFRNKLPDDSDPPLLRRLKPLYAKQLLWAIRHFKAVMAIGAVACLIGVAAFLRLDHKFLPELREGHFIVHTASVPGTSLQESIRVGSLLTEQITAIDGVESVSQWAGRAERGADTYGSHYSEYEVRLKPSSGQEQQQVQDRLREVLEQFPGINFEANTFLTERVDETISGYTAPVVVNIYGNDLTELDRKAQQLAAIINTLPGAEDVQLRSPPATAMLQVELNLEQLKFRGISPAQVMSALQTAYEGRIVGKHLQGNRIFNVAVALAPEWRSQPDYLVQLPLKNTEGQRVLLGEVAEIRYGEGRYNILHQGAQRIQTVTCKVEDRDMDAFMIELKQRVQNEMSWRDGSYPEFIGAALEQAKARETLIIHALLAGAGVLIFVFIALGSLRHMLLTLLNLPFALLGGVAAVVITDATLSVGSFVGFVTLFGITVRNCIMLISHYRHLVELEGQIWSTETLIRGAQERLPAILMTALVTALAMLPIAIGSDNPGREIMGPMAAIIIGGLASSTVLNLLLLPAILQRYGRFEVAFEKQI from the coding sequence ATGCTCGCACTTCTGGTCCGTTTTTCCATCCGTTATTCCGGCATTGTCGTAGCCTTGGCCCTAATGCTATTCGCTTACGGCATTTACCGTCTGGCGAACGCCGGCCTGGATATTTTCCCGGAGTTCTCGCCGAAGCAAGTCATCATCCAGACCGAAGCTCCCGGCCTGGCCGCAGAGCAAGTGGAAGTACTGGTCACCCAGCAAATTGAAAACAGCATCAGCGGCCTGATTGGTCTGCAAAACTTACGTTCGCAGTCTATTCAGGGCTTGTCAATCGTCACCGCGACGTTTAACGAACACAGCGACGTGTATCGCAATCGGCAATTGGTCAGCGAACGCCTGAACAGTCTAAGCCAACGCTTGCCGGCCGGCGTCGGTATGCCCGTAGCGGTACCGCTGTCGTCCTCGTCGGCCACAGTATTGACGATAGGCATGCATTCGGATAGCAAGACGCTGATGGAACTGCGCAGCTTGGTGGACTGGAGCTTAGTGCCACGCCTGCTGGCTGTTCCGGGCGTGGCCGATGTGAATGTGTTCGGCGGCGACATCCAGCAACTACAGGTGCAGTTACAACCGGCGGCCTTACAGCGCTTCAATCTATCGATAGACGACATTGTCAACGCGGCGGCCGGTGCGGCGGAAATGAACGGGGCCGGCTTCATCGAAAACGCCAACCAGCGTTTTACACTGCAAATCAGCGGCCAGCCGGCCAATCCCGAGCAGTTCAAACAACTGGTCGTCAAACGCCAGGACGGCATGAACGTGACCTTGGGGGATGTCGCGCAGATCGGTTATGGGCCGGAACCGCCCATCGGCGCGGCACAGATCATGGGCAAGCCTGGGATCGTGATGATGGTGATCGGCCAGTACGGCGCCAACACCTTGTCGGTGTCGCGGCAGGTGGAAACGGTGTTGGAGGAGTTTCAACCGATTTTCAAACAACAGTCCGTGGATTTCTATTCTCACTTGTTCCGGCCAGCCGATTACATCGAAACCTCGGCGCATAATTTGTCCGGACATTTACTGATCGGCGGTCTGTTCGTACTGGTGGTGTTGTATGTGTTCTTATTCAATCTGCGCAGTGCCTTTATCGCCGCCACGGCCATTCCGTTGTCGCTGCTGACCGCCGCGATAGTACTCTTAGAATGCGGCGTCAACTTAAATATTATGGTGCTGGGCGGGCTGGCCATTGCGTTGGGCGAAGTGGTGGACGACGCCATCATCGACACCGAAAACATCTTTAGACGCCTACGCGAAAATCGTTTAAAAATCTTCCCCGATAGCGCTGAAACGGTGATTTATCAAGCTTCGTTGGAAGTACGTAGCTCGGTGGTTTACGCCAGTTTCATCGTCGCCTTGGTATTTGTACCCTTGCTGACCTTGGATGGCGTCAGCGGCCGCTTGTTCGCGCCGCTGGGCGTGTCTTATATTCTGGCGATTTTGATGTCGTTGCTGGTGGCGTTAACCCTGACACCGGCTCTATGCCATTTACTGTTTCGTAACAAACTGCCGGACGACAGCGATCCTCCCTTGTTGCGCCGGCTTAAACCACTGTATGCCAAGCAATTACTCTGGGCTATTAGGCACTTCAAAGCCGTGATGGCGATAGGTGCGGTAGCCTGCCTCATCGGCGTGGCCGCGTTTCTGCGTTTGGATCATAAGTTTCTGCCGGAACTACGCGAAGGCCATTTCATCGTCCACACCGCCAGCGTGCCGGGTACGTCCTTGCAGGAATCGATTCGCGTCGGCAGTTTACTCACCGAGCAAATCACGGCTATCGACGGCGTGGAATCGGTGTCACAATGGGCTGGCCGCGCCGAACGCGGCGCCGATACCTACGGTAGCCATTACAGCGAATACGAAGTGCGCTTAAAACCATCATCCGGCCAAGAACAACAGCAGGTGCAGGACCGCTTACGCGAGGTTTTGGAACAATTCCCCGGCATCAATTTTGAAGCCAATACCTTTTTAACTGAACGGGTCGACGAGACCATTTCCGGTTACACCGCGCCGGTGGTAGTCAATATCTACGGCAACGATCTAACCGAACTGGACCGCAAGGCCCAACAACTGGCTGCGATCATCAATACGCTTCCCGGCGCCGAAGACGTGCAACTGCGCTCGCCGCCGGCCACGGCCATGCTACAAGTCGAACTCAATTTGGAGCAGTTGAAGTTTCGCGGCATCAGTCCGGCCCAAGTGATGAGCGCCCTGCAAACCGCTTACGAAGGTCGCATCGTCGGCAAACATCTGCAAGGCAACCGAATTTTCAATGTCGCAGTAGCATTGGCTCCGGAATGGCGCAGCCAACCGGATTACCTGGTTCAGCTACCGTTAAAAAATACTGAAGGCCAGCGGGTGCTGCTTGGCGAAGTGGCCGAAATCCGCTACGGCGAAGGCCGCTATAACATCCTGCATCAAGGTGCACAGCGCATTCAGACCGTTACTTGCAAGGTGGAAGACAGGGATATGGACGCCTTCATGATCGAATTGAAACAACGGGTCCAAAACGAAATGAGTTGGCGCGACGGCAGCTACCCGGAGTTCATCGGTGCGGCGCTGGAACAAGCCAAGGCCCGCGAAACGCTGATCATCCACGCCCTGCTGGCCGGCGCCGGCGTGCTGATTTTCGTGTTCATCGCCTTGGGTAGCCTTCGGCACATGCTGCTGACCTTGTTAAACCTGCCCTTTGCCCTATTGGGCGGCGTGGCGGCGGTCGTGATCACCGACGCCACGCTGTCGGTCGGCTCTTTCGTCGGCTTCGTGACCTTGTTCGGCATCACCGTGCGCAACTGCATCATGCTGATCTCGCATTACCGCCATCTGGTCGAGCTGGAAGGTCAAATCTGGTCGACGGAGACCTTGATTCGCGGCGCCCAGGAACGCCTGCCGGCCATCCTGATGACTGCGTTGGTCACGGCACTGGCGATGCTGCCGATTGCGATAGGCAGCGATAATCCGGGCCGGGAAATCATGGGACCGATGGCTGCGATCATCATCGGCGGTTTGGCATCTTCCACAGTGTTGAACTTACTATTGTTGCCGGCGATTTTGCAGCGTTATGGCCGGTTTGAGGTGGCGTTTGAGAAACAGATTTAG
- the hypF gene encoding carbamoyltransferase HypF, with product MPGKAIRVRGVVQGVGFRPTIWHLARQHGLTGSVWNDGEGVMIHAFGDTQDLSNFLQQIALRLPPLARLDSLEVDELPGIAPDEFTIVVSSHNCIDTPVAADAATCPECLADIADPHNRRYRYPFTNCTHCGPRLSIVRSVPYDRQNTSMAAFAMCPQCQQEYNDPADRRFHAQANCCPVCGPTLRLEDHQGQTLAADDPIGRTAELIRQGYIVAIKGLGGFHLACDASNAEAVDRIRQRKRRYAKPFALMARDAAMVSRYASLSQLELSAVQQRAAPIVLLSARGDQLPPGIASGDDKLGFMLPYTPLHTLLMQELDSPIVLTSGNISDEPQCIDNSQAREKLAGIADYWLLHDREIVNRLDDSVVRLMDGQMRMLRRGRGFSPEALRLPTGFNDASNILAMGAELKNSFCLLKNGQAIVSQHIGDLENAVVQHDYRQAMDLYRKLNDFRPNQIVVDVHPGYLSTQYGQTLSATESIELCSVQHHHAHLAACLAEQGVGLDAPPVLAAIFDGLGMGENGELWGGEFLLGNYNGYTRLGHFQPIAMLGGAQAMREPWRNAYAQLRHYFDWQTLARDYADLDIIQLLAEKPLLTLDTMLAKNLNSPLSSSCGRWFDAFAAALGLHAERVDYEGQAAIAMEVLATPFFGEEQPYPRACAIANCTGLAVLSWPGLWQSVLNDLQSGTEKARIAARIHHSLAAATVDVLNGLSGQTGANSIVLSGGVFQNRLLLEAVSQQLRQHDKTVLSPQRYPMNDGGLALGQAVIAGVSKG from the coding sequence ATGCCTGGCAAGGCCATTCGAGTGCGCGGTGTGGTGCAGGGCGTCGGGTTTCGACCGACGATCTGGCATTTGGCGCGCCAGCACGGTTTGACCGGTTCGGTATGGAACGACGGCGAAGGGGTGATGATACATGCCTTCGGTGACACGCAAGATCTGAGCAACTTTTTGCAACAAATTGCCCTGCGGTTGCCGCCCTTAGCGCGTTTGGATAGTTTGGAAGTTGATGAATTGCCGGGCATCGCGCCTGATGAATTTACGATTGTAGTTAGCAGTCACAATTGCATCGATACCCCGGTCGCCGCTGATGCCGCGACCTGTCCGGAGTGCTTGGCGGATATTGCCGATCCGCATAATCGCCGTTATCGCTACCCCTTCACCAATTGCACGCATTGCGGCCCACGCTTATCGATTGTACGCAGCGTGCCTTACGACCGCCAAAACACCAGCATGGCGGCGTTTGCTATGTGTCCGCAGTGTCAACAGGAATACAACGATCCAGCCGACCGGCGCTTTCACGCGCAGGCCAATTGTTGTCCAGTGTGTGGGCCGACATTGCGGTTGGAGGATCATCAAGGGCAGACTTTGGCAGCTGATGATCCGATTGGCCGTACCGCCGAATTGATCCGCCAAGGTTATATTGTCGCCATCAAAGGACTGGGAGGCTTTCATCTTGCTTGCGACGCGAGTAATGCTGAGGCTGTCGATAGAATCAGGCAGCGTAAGCGCCGTTATGCCAAACCGTTTGCGTTGATGGCGAGGGATGCGGCTATGGTTAGTCGTTATGCTTCCCTAAGTCAACTGGAGCTGTCTGCCGTGCAGCAGCGCGCTGCGCCGATTGTGCTGTTGTCAGCCCGAGGCGACCAACTTCCTCCCGGTATCGCGTCGGGTGACGACAAGCTCGGTTTCATGTTGCCTTATACGCCTTTGCATACCTTGTTGATGCAAGAACTGGACAGTCCTATCGTCTTAACCTCCGGCAATATCAGCGACGAACCGCAATGTATCGATAACAGCCAAGCACGGGAAAAACTCGCGGGCATCGCCGATTATTGGCTCCTGCACGACCGCGAGATTGTCAATCGTCTGGATGATTCGGTGGTGCGTTTGATGGATGGACAGATGCGGATGTTGCGCAGGGGGCGAGGCTTCAGTCCGGAGGCTTTGCGGTTGCCGACCGGTTTTAACGACGCAAGCAATATTCTGGCGATGGGTGCGGAATTAAAAAATAGTTTTTGCTTACTGAAAAACGGCCAAGCCATTGTCAGTCAGCATATCGGCGATTTGGAAAATGCCGTCGTGCAACACGATTACCGGCAAGCTATGGATTTGTACCGAAAACTTAACGATTTTCGTCCGAATCAGATAGTTGTAGACGTTCATCCCGGCTACCTGTCTACCCAATACGGACAGACTTTGTCTGCAACGGAATCCATCGAGTTATGTAGCGTCCAGCATCATCACGCCCATCTAGCGGCTTGTTTGGCCGAACAGGGCGTTGGTCTGGATGCACCGCCGGTATTGGCGGCGATTTTCGACGGTTTGGGCATGGGCGAGAACGGTGAGCTCTGGGGCGGCGAATTTCTGCTTGGAAATTACAATGGCTACACCCGGCTTGGACATTTTCAGCCCATCGCAATGCTAGGCGGCGCGCAAGCGATGCGCGAACCCTGGCGTAACGCTTATGCGCAACTACGGCATTATTTCGACTGGCAAACTTTGGCACGCGATTATGCGGATTTGGACATCATTCAGTTACTAGCCGAAAAACCCTTGCTGACGCTGGATACGATGTTGGCAAAAAATCTCAACTCGCCGCTCAGCAGCTCCTGTGGCCGCTGGTTCGACGCTTTCGCTGCCGCGTTGGGTTTGCATGCCGAACGGGTCGATTATGAAGGACAGGCAGCGATTGCGATGGAAGTATTGGCGACTCCTTTCTTTGGCGAAGAACAGCCTTACCCTCGAGCTTGCGCTATTGCCAACTGCACCGGCTTGGCTGTGCTAAGTTGGCCAGGCTTATGGCAATCGGTGCTGAATGACCTGCAAAGCGGCACCGAGAAGGCTCGCATCGCTGCCCGCATCCATCATAGTCTCGCCGCCGCGACGGTCGATGTGTTGAATGGCTTGAGCGGCCAAACCGGCGCGAATAGTATCGTCTTGAGCGGCGGCGTATTTCAAAACCGCTTGTTGCTGGAAGCCGTGAGCCAGCAATTGCGCCAGCACGATAAAACCGTATTGTCGCCGCAACGCTATCCAATGAACGATGGCGGGTTGGCTCTGGGACAGGCGGTGATCGCGGGAGTATCGAAAGGTTAA